One stretch of Leishmania panamensis strain MHOM/PA/94/PSC-1 chromosome 29 sequence DNA includes these proteins:
- a CDS encoding hypothetical protein (TriTrypDB/GeneDB-style sysID: LpmP.29.1480), translating to MSLTLSAESVWETVPHWCELCSEPVNSWHSHMGKRDHMCLEMILNTMVSSKGLWEPDKVWDSIELFRGHYTKRPRGQPRTPSPTVQRLLKEGLYVPSPDHPLSIFYDAFDRGDPYARREELHLLLLYLNECGMLCLTPDLFPPAVFQGHLLLHSEVVPVLTRIFPDGEVRGISALLQMITCTYGLAAAYEMCGMERLVPVSLLQHRGVNPELMSALSSVEEFDSFAASDDATGGIGGEEALGENAEGDTIDSPLSTDQSMAMRSLSAAMPRAILGSLRWALAPEDASPPPAIFQDHKRNAYLTTLAARAARLLMSELIFERISEYVHRLEWFLRTDIGREWLHSHHDGHREADAGSSHAASPRWLRTQCITPSLSNEGNVAYTNGGLVAHGLNGTAASECTVQMHDAARKARMHGRRGLPRAPANSPLARSVRSL from the coding sequence ATGAGCCTCACACTATCGGCGGAATCGGTGTGGGAAACGGTGCCACACTGGTGCGAGCTCTGCTCTGAGCCTGTCAATAGCTGGCACAGCCACATGGGCAAGCGCGACCACATGTGTCTTGAGATGATCCTGAACACCATGGTCAGCAGCAAAGGACTCTGGGAGCCAGACAAGGTGTGGGACAGCATTGAGCTGTTTAGAGGTCACTACACAAAGCGCCCACGCGGACAGCCGCGAACGCCCTCGCCGACTGTACAACGCCTGCTGAAGGAGGGCCTCTACGTGCCGAGCCCTGATCACCCGCTCAGCATCTTCTACGATGCCTTCGACCGGGGCGACCCATACGCGCGACGGGAGGAGCTGCATCTGCTCCTCTTGTACTTGAACGAGTGTGGGATGCTTTGTCTCACCCCCGATCTGTTCCCTCCAGCGGTCTTTCAAGGACACTTACTCTTGCACAGCGAGGTAGTGCCGGTTCTGACGCGCATCTTCCCCGACGGGGAGGTGCGCGGTATCTCGGCGTTGTTGCAGATGATAACCTGCACCTATGGACTGGCAGCAGCCTATGAAATGTGTGGGATGGAGCGCTTGGTGCCGGTCTccttgctgcagcaccgaggAGTGAACCCAGAGCTAATGTCTGCCTTGTCGTCCGTAGAAGAGTTCGACAGCTTTGCGGCAAGTGATGATGCAACAGGTGGCATCGGAGGCGAAGAGGCTCTGGGAGAAAACGCGGAAGGTGACACTATCGATTCACCCTTATCGACGGACCAATCCATGGCAATGCGCTCCCTGAGCGCCGCCATGCCCCGGGCCATCCTCGGCTCCCTCCGCTGGGCCCTCGCTCCAGAGGACGCGAGTCCCCCGCCGGCCATCTTTCAGGACCACAAGCGCAACGCCTACTTGACCACCTTGGCAGCGCGCGCGGCACGCCTGCTGATGTCCGAGCTGATCTTCGAGCGCATCTCTGAATACGTACATCGCTTAGAGTGGTTCCTGCGGACAGACATCGGGCGGGAGTGGCTGCACAGTCACCACGATGGCCATCGAGAGGCAGACGCGGGCAGCAGTCACGCGGCCTCGCCGCGCTGGCTGCGCACTCAGTGCATCACCCCTTCATTGTCGAACGAGGGCAATGTTGCCTATACAAATGGTGGGCTCGTCGCTCATGGGCTTAACGGCACCGCAGCATCCGAGTGTACCGTTCAGATGCACGACGCGGCTCGTAAAGCGCGCATGCACGGTCGCCGCGGATTGCCCAGGGCGCCAGCCAACTCCCCTTTGGCTCGCAGTGTACGGTCTCTGTGA
- a CDS encoding clathrin coat assembly protein ap19, putative (TriTrypDB/GeneDB-style sysID: LpmP.29.1490) — translation MIQFLLLMSRQGKIRLSKWYVTLSQKEQAKIIREVSQAALGRSSRLSNMFEIEGRKYVCRRYASLYFIVCVDKTDNELITLEIIHHFVEVLDQYFGNVCELDLIFNFHRAYFILDEVLLGGELQLSNKRGILAYIDRLDAAAERSEARLEGGSLVDQMTNAIKGV, via the coding sequence ATGATTCAgttcctgctgctgatgagCCGCCAGGGCAAGATAAGGCTGTCCAAGTGGTATGTGACGCTCTCGCAGAAGGAGCAGGCCAAGATAATCCGTGAAGTGAGCCAGGCGGCGCTTGGCCGCTCTTCTCGCCTGTCCAATATGTTCGAGATTGAGGGGCGCAAGTACGTTTGCCGCCGTTACGCCTCTCTGTACTTCATCGTCTGCGTCGACAAGACAGACAACGAGCTGATTACGCTGGAAATCATCCACCACTTTGTCGAGGTGCTGGATCAGTACTTCGGCAACGTCTGCGAGCTCGACTTGATCTTCAACTTCCACCGCGCGTACTTCATCCttgacgaggtgctgctaggcggggagctgcagctgagcaaCAAGCGCGGCATACTCGCCTACATCGACCGGcttgacgccgccgcggagcGCAGCGAAGCCCGGCTCGAGGGTGGCTCTCTTGTTGACCAGATGACCAACGCCATCAAGGGTGTCTGA
- a CDS encoding phosphatidylinositol 4-kinase alpha, putative (TriTrypDB/GeneDB-style sysID: LpmP.29.1500), with protein sequence MGGGGGGAGARTPSQAPLAREKNWGLVGFGHRALEATLVRCIPESIDECVHDAVALGVLRGISLTYSQQLVYLGPELVTHMHDLTDAFATSDHRRELPYKRVLSILLEAIRCSRVIDYKRTNNWITAIIQERYVVRGLFQREKLHAHVVTATLAMLIRQYQEVARECASKVVDLGSMPDFTEGDQLIELLWKALQDTIGSWEDAASAAERHHLTLFRHNIHTLVHHLLQAEVERLRCYYIITSTTAAYQESLVVMSVGTNMSRRQSSPPLAMLQLEAEQQGADRCRRDTLGGQDGNARRDSDASAVAPYIPSAEEESLRISICGNIMKFLLLPTSIMSALPRTEEANELRASLTEAAARVLSVVTARVFSSCDDTSVTTTESSRPTAPAAPCPISPISAAAATPRVQYTDCIPAITDLLALPLRRAHFSNNFYRCIEELVYKLIQTILQANVAEDVAATINQSSLGGVANVHEPTPPTSNTSSDAILSGMAAVVCMQYMCSTNQRIRSFAISEVMDAVVRLSARRRAEDTEMAVHRSLARKDHSDAAPQGVVDAADPKEAKRLARHLRARRLELCFEALSSILVPTIFDVENYNREAEAREVKYNRIRNGAAANDRGESKRKELSRYGQLLCDTYVDSLRERLLGIEEGSATHHHLVTPVMAVAAKAFLYLVLRVHERLRRISGMALALVQAAETGVEEPGKETHRPAAAMARDRRRLLHAFNAERMTVVLLLRGVIQNMLSVAWPSSGVLYQNPTSGCERPLDIATTPAVMAPIAFAVLSPFLQPLTMLLHLSTLFPARSLKQLCSHHQYARYLTLEDPIMSDQYVFHYYRRPSCVHVAAKAGGSGGAGTSSLEEQMELECWALFRSCWMMFSYYKYTAEALLAVHDGGIAPLENTNPAAAATGLNRAPILSTKQCKLLRLIAASAAPLLRMCSSDVQQAMADIAVLLRHTLACVLRFPVAATDVTAKSGIVHALLRKSLRRLCGGSKGCWKRLNTGELMLLQCVAELEILRAAAGSVAQLTFYRHFEVREFVASATIPMALGHIINTACDHYIQAVRSMLPGVAFQVTRTDLMQLVFLLIFAIGSVRESASELVVRVVRSFPTYAAYASSLPLLWCVLDLLEAGTAWQIEALCEHVQFVWAPAVAADPHSTERQQHVLFVADVAERWAAILREKAPIALFETAIKFMVVQQQECGEQAATQPGRRHAGSRLAVLSSQYGLEESSPKLDDGAITVMRGAEAAGHVVAAEYAQTLLLHGRAQGTMQVASWYTSAGQMQGTVLAQLLATTHLSRCALATAVAQRLQSSLLRPLRALFVETGYSVDTVLAPETSTIGDEDAVALSEVDATPLLRGAPDRAETAASFAAAVALLVTGNGTLSGRRQLLQSMVQGAVRTFRSDVLYDAILCWKWLLCQCRETYLLPMLQELDTALVWTATNRLGLFDGHCSSMNRMVQSGEVPILHGTASSSGQRRIGMPEEAAVYVADKVYTASPHKLLLSFLTDMYVEEGNPLCLSPEVLRQLYLVAAHIMQFAAVLSLRDGMFGETMRCLLVVGSVAQLLREANVRRLSAGLGTIVPFAAIGALRQRWYMALLRWFTKTPPSWYYAKDPVPAREEAKVVSSLSQLVKEEGDLLARTTLGFLDFNSGVHRERNKSVVHHWESLSGVHERIAAVRQAADGGEAGLQMTIAQEKQRLQGLLKLLRVLVEHEVLRLNVWRTPRRTLKIPNTTPSSGWGKLIECADHHSPAVVVAMVYRFSSIPAVRAAASLHVVAHPERYSNLAEAVDLYLTEDVLRAGAPRLFLFRACTIIQALGLLDPRYTAYKSVMSYAIHSLLSQRSERLIFYLPQLLQLLATDTSGSIEAFLLRTSAKSTMFAHQLLWSLQTEGEGSGALAKKCQQLEKRVKAAFTPNEEAFYKSEFFFVGLVTSLSGEMMKFDKPERKAMLRLRLKDDIFHALPKTQHLYLPTDSNYRITDVITHTAGAMQSAAKCPILVQFTCVPRATEDMRTPDELALAAADEQEHAAGNNYGNTVAHPVVKACIFKMGDDCRQDQIALQLIGLMQRILCSVGVQSFLYPYRVVTTGQDSGIIECVPRSRSRNEIGKLIESNIAEFFVQTFGHPESAGFRRARENFVRSTAAYSVVSFILNIKDRHNGNIMIDAEGNLVHIDFGFLFDTSPGGDINFESSPFKLTTEMVQLIGKNVSGESTLQSKTLARALVDEENYIYFKTLVNRCYLAVRQYAREICVMVELMLQSGLQCFKPKKTIANLAQRLAIDKNEIDAAHYMRRLIHKSRQNYRTVLYDYYQKIVEGIEM encoded by the coding sequence atgggaggcggcggcggcggagccgGCGCCAGAACGCCGTCACAGGCGCCCTTGGCACGTGAAAAGAACTGGGGCCTTGTGGGCTTTGGCCACCGCGCCCTCGAAGCCACCCTTGTGCGCTGCATCCCCGAGAGCATCGACGAGTGTGTACACGACGCTGTCGCGCTCGGCGTACTACGCGGCATCTCACTCACCtactcgcagcagctcgtctaCCTTGGCCCAGAGCTGGTGACCCACATGCATGACCTCACCGATGCATTCGCCACGTCCGATCACCGGCGGGAACTGCCGTACAAACGCGTCCTCTCCATCCTGCTGGAGGCCATCCGCTGCTCCCGCGTGATCGACTACAAACGCACCAACAACTGGATTACAGCGATTATTCAGGAACGATATGTCGTCCGCGGCCTATTCCAGCGAGAGAAGCTGCACGCCCACGTTGTGACCGCCACGCTGGCAATGCTCATCCGGCAGTATCAGGAGGTAGCAAGGGAGTGTGCGTCCAAAGTGGTCGACCTCGGCTCGATGCCGGACTTCACGGAGGGCGATCAGCTCATTGAGCTCCTCTGGAAGGCTCTGCAAGATACCATCGGCTCCTGGGAGGACGCCGCAAGCGCCGCCGAGAGGCACCATCTGACGCTGTTTCGGCACAACATCCACACTCTCGTgcaccatctcctccaggCTGAGGTAGAACGGCTGCGATGCTATTACATCATTACGAGCACCACGGCCGCCTACCAAGAGTCGCTCGTTGTGATGTCGGTGGGGACGAACATGTCCAGAAGACAGAGTagcccccctctcgccaTGTTGCAACTCGAGGCAGAACAACAGGGGGCAGATCGGTGTCGACGAGACACCCTTGGCGGGCAGGACGGTAACGCACGGCGAGACAGCGAtgcgtcggcggtggcccCGTACATTCCATCCGCTGAAGAGGAGTCGCTGCGCATTTCGATTTGTGGAAACATCATGAagttccttctcctccccacaAGCATCATGAGCGCACTTCCGCGAACCGAGGAGGCAAATGAGTTACGCGCGTCGCTCacagaagcggcggcgcgtgtgctgaGCGTCGTGACGGCGAGAGTGTTTAGCAGCTGCGATGACACGTCTGTGACAACAACGGAAAGTAGCCGGCCCACCGCCCCCGCAGCACCCTGCCCCATCAGCCCGATtagcgcggcggcagcgacgcccaGGGTGCAGTATACCGATTGTATCCCTGCCATCACTGACCTGCTTGCTCTACCGCTGAGGCGAGCCCACTTTTCCAATAATTTCTACCGCTGCATCGAGGAACTCGTATACAAGCTTATCCAGACAATTCTCCAGGCAAACGTTGCTGAGGACGTGGCGGCCACCATCAACCAAAGCTCGCTCGGGGGCGTGGCAAATGTACACGAACCGACACCACCTACCTCGAataccagcagcgacgcgatCCTGTCGGGcatggcggcagtggtgtgcaTGCAGTACATGTGCTCAACAAACCAACGTATTCGCTCGTTTGCCATTTCGGAGGTGATGGATGCCGtcgtgcgtctctctgcacGTCGTAGAGCCGAGGACACTGAGATGGCCGTGCACAGATCGCTGGCGCGGAAGGATCACAGCGACGCAGCTCCGCAGGGAGTTGTCGACGCCGCAGATCcgaaagaagcgaagaggcTTGCAAGGCATCTCCGCGCTCGCCGGCTGGAGCTGTGTTTTGAGGCTCTGTCTTCCATCCTGGTGCCGACGATCTTCGACGTGGAGAACTACAACcgcgaggcagaggcgcggGAAGTGAAATACAACCGCATACGGaacggcgcggcggcgaacgATCGTGGCGAGTCGAAGCGCAAGGAGCTTTCACGCTAcgggcagctgctgtgcgacaCCTACGTGGACTCTCTGCGCGAGCGTCTCTTGGGGATCGAAGAGGGGAGCGcaacccaccaccacctggtCACACCAGTGATGGCGGTCGCTGCGAAGGCGTTTCTGTATTTGGTGCTTCGAGTGCAtgagcggctgcgcaggaTCTCAGGCATGGCACTCGCTCTGGTGCAGGCAGCGGAGACAGGGGTGGAGGAACCAGGAAAGGAGACTCACCGGCCTGCGGCGGCCATGGCGAGGGATCGTAGGCGACTGTTGCACGCTTTCAATGCGGAGCGCATGACAGTTGTGTTGCTCCTGCGTGGTGTCATCCAGAACATGCTAAGCGTGGCGTGGCCGTCATCAGGGGTGTTGTACCAGAACCCGACGAGTGGCTGCGAGAGGCCACTGGACATCGCAACGACGCCCGCCGTGATGGCCCCAATCGCGTTtgcggtgctgtcgccgtTCCTTCAACCCTTAACAatgctgctccacctctccaCTCTGTTCCCGGCCCGGTCACTAAAGCAGCTCTGCAGCCACCATCAGTACGCGCGCTACCTCACCCTGGAAGACCCCATCATGAGTGATCAATACGTGTTTCATTACTATCGCCGTCCAtcgtgcgtgcatgtggcGGCCAaggcaggcggcagcggcggcgctggaacCAGCTCTCTGGAGGAGCAGATGGAACTGGAGTGTTGGGCACTGTTCCGTTCATGCTGGATGATGTTTTCCTACTACAAGTACACGGCAGAGGCACTCCTGGCGGTGCACGATGGGGGCATTGCACCCCTGGAGAACACGAACCcggcggccgctgcgacTGGGCTCAATCGCGCGCCGATCTTGTCGACGAAGCAGTGCAAACTACTGCGCCTCATCGCCGCTtcggcggcaccgctccTGCGCATGTGCTCGTCTGATGTTCAGCAGGCCATGGCCGATATCGCCGTGCTCCTACGCCACACGTTGGCCTGCGTGCTTCGCTTCCCCGTCGCGGCCACTGACGTCACCGCAAAGAGTGGCATCGTGCATGCGTTACTGCGCAAGTCGCTGAGGCGGCTCTGTGGGGGCAGCAAGGGGTGCTGGAAGCGACTAAATACGGGGGAgttgatgctgctgcagtgcgtggcGGAGCTAGAGATActgcgagcagcggcagggtcagtggcgcagctgacgTTCTACCGTCACTTCGAGGTGCGTGAGTTTGTCGCGAGCGCTACGATACCGATGGCACTGGGCCACATCATCAACACGGCTTGCGACCACTATATCCAAGCGGTGCGCAGCATGCTGCCGGGCGTCGCCTTCCAGGTCACTCGTACTGACTTGATGCAGCTTGTCTTTCTGTTGATTTTTGCGATCGGGTCCGTACGCGAGTCGGCGAGCGAGCTGGTGGTGCGCGTGGTAAGGTCGTTCCCCACCTACGCCGCCTACGCCAGCTCGTTGCCGCTCCTATGGTGCGTGCTAGATCTCCTCGAAGCCGGCACAGCCTGGCAGATTGAGGCGCTCTGCGAGCACGTGCAATTTGTGTGGGCCcctgcggtggctgccgaCCCACACAGCAcggagcgccagcagcacgtgctgtTCGTCGCGGATGTCGCCGAGCGGTGGGCTGCCATACTGCGGGAGAAGGCACCAATAGCTCTCTTTGAGACCGCCATCAAGTTCATGgtcgtccagcagcaggagtgcggagagcaggcggcgacgcagcctGGCAGGCGCCACGCTGGGTCCCGACTTGCCGTTCTGTCTTCCCAGTACGGGCTTGAGGAGTCATCACCCAAATTGGACGACGGCGCCATCACCGTCATGCGAGGGGCTGAGGCTGCTGGTCatgtcgtcgccgctgagTATGCGcaaacgctgctgctgcatggccGTGCGCAGGGCACGATGCAGGTCGCCAGCTGGTACACATCCGCTGGGCAGATGCAAGGCACCGTACTGGCGCAGCTGTTGGCGACCACGCACCTCAGCAGGTGTGCcttggcgacggcggtggcgcagcggctccAGTCGAGTCTCCTGCGGCCTCTCCGGGCCCTCTTCGTGGAGACTGGCTACTCCGTGGACACTGTGCTGGCACCTGAAACTTCCACCATTGGCGACGAGGATGCTGTAGCGCTGAGTGAAGTGGATGCCACGCCGTTGTTGCGCGGCGCCCCTGACCGCGCGGAGACGGCAGCGAGCTtcgcagccgcagtggcgctACTCGTCACGGGCAACGGGACCCTCAGTggtcggcggcagctgctgcagtccaTGGTGCAAGGTGCCGTGCGGACGTTCCGCTCTGATGTGTTGTACGACGCGATTCTCTGCTGGAAGTGGTTGCTGTGCCAGTGCCGAGAAACTTACCTGTTACCGATGCTGCAGGAGTTGGACACGGCACTCGTATGGACGGCAACCAACCGACTGGGGCTGTTTGATGGCCACTGCTCCTCCATGAACCGGATGGTGCAATCGGGTGAGGTGCCCATCCTCCATGGCACCGCGTCCTCGAGCGGGCAGAGAAGAATCGGTATGCCGGAGGAGGCTGCTGTGTACGTGGCTGACAAAGTCTACACCGCCTCTCCGCACAaacttctcctctcctttctcacCGACATGtacgtggaggagggcaaccCGCTGTGCCTCAGTCCCGAGGTGCTTCGCCAGCTGTACCTGGTCGCGGCGCACATTATGCAGTTTGCCGCGGTGCTGTCTCTACGAGATGGCATGTTTGGCGAGACGATGCGCTGCTTGCTTGTAGTCGGCAGCGTTGCACAGCTGCTCCGGGAAGCAAACGTGCGCCGTCTAAGCGCCGGCCTCGGGACAATAGTGCCGTTCGCCGCGATTGGTGCactgcgccagcggtggtacatggcactgctgcggtggttCACCAAGACGCCGCCGAGTTGGTACTACGCCAAGGATCCTGTGCCGGCTagggaagaggcgaaggTGGTAAGTTCGCTGTCACAACtggtgaaggaggaaggtGATTTACTCGCTCGCACGACTCTCGGCTTCCTCGACTTCAACAGCGGCGTGCACCGCGAGCGGAATAAGTCAGTCGTACATCACTGGGAGTCACTGAGCGGGGTGCACGAACGCAttgctgcggtgcggcaggcagccgacggcggtgaggcaGGCTTGCAGATGACTATCGCGCAGGAGAAACAGCGACTTCAGGGCTTGCTGAAGTTGCTGCGCGTCCTCGTGGAGCACGAGGTGCTTCGGCTAAACGTCTGGcgcacgccgcgccgcacgctCAAGATACCCAACACAACACCCTCCAGTGGCTGGGGGAAGCTGATCGAGTGCGCTGATCACCACAGCCCGGCGGTGGTTGTCGCCATGGTCTACCGTTTCTCAAGCATCCCGGCAgtgcgggcggcggcgtcgctacACGTCGTGGCGCATCCAGAGAGGTACTCGAACCTCGCGGAGGCTGTGGACCTCTACCTTACGGAGGACGTActgcgcgctggtgcgccgcggctgttCCTCTTCCGCGCCTGTACCATCATCCAAGCCCTCGGCCTGCTTGACCCGCGGTACACCGCGTACAAGTCGGTTATGAGTTACGCCATCCACAGCCTGCtctcgcagcgcagcgagcggcTCATCTTCtacctgccgcagctgctgcagctcttggCGACGGACACAAGTGGCAGCATTGAGGCGTTCCTCCTGCGCACGAGCGCAAAGAGCACCATGTTTGCGCATCAGCTGCTCTGGAGTCTGCAAACGGAGGGcgagggcagcggtgcccTGGCGAAGAAGTGCCAGCAACTCGAGAAGCGTGTCAAGGCAGCCTTCACGCCGAATGAAGAGGCCTTTTACAAGTCCGAATTTTTCTTTGTGGGTCTCGTGACGTCGCTGTCGGGAGAAATGATGAAATTCGACAAACCCGAGCGCAAGGCGATGCTTCGACTGAGGCTGAAGGACGACATCTTCCACGCCCTGCCCAAGACGCAGCATCTGTACCTCCCCACCGACTCGAACTACCGTATCACTGATGTCATCACGCACACGGCTGGCGCCATGCAGAGTGCAGCCAAATGCCCGATACTGGTGCAGTTCACGTGCGTGCCGCGCGCAACGGAGGACATGCGCACGCCAGACGAGCTCGCCTTGGCGGCTGCTGACGAGCAGGAGCACGCTGCGGGAAACAACTACGGCAACACCGTGGCGCACCCGGTGGTGAAGGCGTGCATTTTCAAGATGGGCGACGACTGCCGACAGGACCAgattgcgctgcagctcatcggTCTCATGCAGCGTATTCTGTGCTCCGTTGGCGTACAGTCTTTTCTCTACCCATACCGCGTCGTCACGACCGGGCAGGATAGCGGCATCATCGAGTGCGTGCCGCGGTCGAGGAGTCGGAACGAGATCGGCAAACTCATCGAGTCAAACATCGCGGAGTTTTTCGTGCAAACATTTGGCCATCCCGAGTCCGCTGGCTTCCGCCGCGCTCGCGAGAACTTCGTGAGGAGCACAGCCGCGTACTCGGTCGTCTCTTTCATCCTCAACATCAAGGACCGCCACAATGGCAACATCATGATCGACGCGGAAGGTAATCTTGTCCACATCGACTTCGGCTTCCTGTTCGACACCTCTCCGGGCGGAGACATTAATTTCGAGTCGTCGCCATTCAAGCTGACGACAGAGATGGTGCAGCTCATCGGCAAGAACGTCAGCGGGGAATCGACACTGCAGAGCAAGACGCTCGCCCGCGCTCTTGTGGACGAAGAGAACTACATCTACTTCAAGACCCTTGTGAACCGCTGCTACCTCGCCGTGCGGCAGTACGCTCGTGAGATTTGCGTGATGGTAGAGCTCATGCTCCAGAGCGGCCTGCAGTGCTTTAAGCCGAAGAAGACAATCGCCAACCTCGCGCAGCGACTGGCCATTGACAAGAATGAAATCGACGCTGCCCACTATATGCGCCGCCTTATCCACAAATCGCGGCAGAACTACCGCACCGTCCTGTACGACTACTACCAAAAGATTGTCGAGGGCATCGAAATGTGA